Sequence from the Numida meleagris isolate 19003 breed g44 Domestic line chromosome 2, NumMel1.0, whole genome shotgun sequence genome:
TGAAGAGAACCATTTTTATCTAATTATAAATAATATCTATTCCTTGTGTCTGTTGCTCCAACTTACTAATGTCCAAAAGAAGAGCAGACCAGAGGAATTTTATCTATACTTTCTTCTTTGGAGTTTTCAACACACATCATGCCCCAAATGacttaaatattaaattatatcTGATATGAGGTTTTTCTATCAGCCACTTGCATACATGGGTAGCACAGAGAATGCATGTAGGACCCTGTTTCCTTTTACCCTGCCCAGGGTCATATCTTATTGCTGTACTACCTCTTTATCATCTATAGAGATTGTATTAAATTTCCCCACTAcgaaaaataactttttttacACTAAGCTATTATTCTAAATAGAGCTAAACTTGTATTATTAACAACAGAGAACAAGTCACACAGCACATGCAATTATTTGTTCATGATGTCTGATCACATCTACACGTTTTTGTACCTTTCTGATGTTCCACTTTAGacagatatatattttatatattaaaatataaaaatttattGAATAAATCCAGCATCAGTATTGCTATGTTCTagcaagtctttttttttgttcaggtTTGCTCATATCTCAAAAATGCATCTCAAAGAGAGTGAGACCACAAGAGTTAAGAAAATGTATGGTAATTTAAATTCACAGTTGGTACTTAATCCCTTACAACATGTACAGAAACACAATAACGTGCTGTGATGCAGCAATCAAAGGACATTCTCTGTTAACTTAAGGACACTCAGCTGTTCTAGTTGCCTCATCTTTGTAAGATGATGCAGTGCACATTGATGCAGGTGTTTTGGGAACAAATCCAAACTGACCTTGGTTTGAATTCAGCCTGAAATTTACAAATGCTGTTACGCAGACTCTGAAAATCCTAACACTTCTTCACAGGTATTTGCTAAAAGGCTCATCATTAATTATCTCTGAAGAGTGTATTTTTGTATCTTGAAAACAGCCCTGCACAAACTAGGTAATGTTATACTGTGGATTTTCATAGCTGTAAGTGCAAAATTATATTGTTCCTGGTTTCTCATGCTTTCCTATCTATTTTAGAAATTCTCCCTCGTTCTGATGTATTCCCAAAACACAAAGCCTatttgcagaatgaaaacacTTAAATAAGGcaatttctttcatgtttcGCCTCAAGAATCATTCAATCTAGACAAAAAGGAGATCTGTTGAATTACATTCCACTTAGAAACAGAGTGACTGGACAcgtattttcttctttgctgtgtgTGTTTGGCTGAGGTGCCACTGGAGCAACACTACCTACCACCTGTGGGATTACAACTGAAAGCCTCTACATcagaattagaatcatagaatcatagaattagctaggttggaaaagacctacaagatcacctagaccaaccatccacctaccaccaacaaccccactaagccatgtctctcaacactatatctaaatgtttcttgaacacctccagggacggtgactcaaccacctccctgggcagcccattccagcgcctgacgactctttcagaaaagtagaatttcctaatgtccagcctacaACTTGAggcctggcacagcttgaggccattccccctcgtcctgacactagttacaagagagaagaggctgacccccagctcactacagcctcccttcaggtagttatagagagcgataaggtctgccctgagcctcctcttctccagactgaacaatcccagctccctcagccgctcctcatcaggcctgtgctccagacccctcaccagcttcgttgccctcctctgaacacgctccagggcctcaatgtctttcttgcagcgaggggcccaaaactggacacagtactcgaggtggggcctcaccagggctgaatacagagggagaatgacttccctactcctactggcaacactatttctgaNNNNNNNNNNNNNNNNNNNNNNNNNNNNNNNNNNNNNNNNNNNNNNNNNNNNNNNNNNNNNNNNNNNNNNNNNNNNNNNNNNNNNNNNNNNNNNNNNNNNNNNNNNNNNNNNNNNNNNNNNNNNNNNNNNNNNNNNNNNNNNNNNNNNNNNNNNNNNNNNNNNNNNNNNNNNNNNNNNNNNNNNNNNNNNNNNNNNNNNNNNNNNNNNNNNNNNNNNNNNNNNNNNNNNNNNNNNNNNNNNNNNNNNNNNNNNNNNNNNNNNNNNNNNNNNNNNNNNNNNNNNNNNNNNNNNNNNNNNNNNNNNNNNNNNNNNNNNNNNNNNNNNNNNNNNNNNNNNNNNNNNNNNNNNNNNNNNNNNNNNNNNNNNNNNNNNNNNNNNNNNNNNNNNNNNNNNNNNNNNNNNNNNNNNNNNNNNNNNNNNNNNNNNNNNNNNNNNNNNNNNNNNNNNNNNNNNNNNNNNNNNNNNNNNNNNNNNNNNNNNNNNNNNNNNNNNNNNNNNNNNNNNNNNNNNNNNNNNNNNNNNNNNNNNNNNNNNNNNNNNNNNNNNNNNNNNNNNNNNNNNNNNNNNNNNNNNNNNNNNNNNNNNNNNNNNNNNNNNNNNNNNNNNNNNNNNNNNNNNNNNNNNNNNNNNNNNNNNNNNNNNNNNNNNNNNNNNNNNNNNNNNNNNNNNNNNNNNNNNNNNNNNNNNNNNNNNNNNNNNNNNNNNNNNNNNNNNNNNNNNNNNNNNNNNNNNNNNNNNNNNNNNNNNNNNNNNNNNNNNNNNNNNNNNNNNNNNNNNNNNNNNNNNNNNNNNNNNNNNNNNNNNNNNNNNNNNNNNNNNNNNNNNNNNNNNNNNNNNNNNNNNNNNNNNNNNNNNNNNNNNNNNNNNNNNNNNNNNNNNNNNNNNNNNNNNNNNNNNNNNNNNNNNNNNNNNNNNNNNNNNNNNNNNNNNNNNNNNNNNNNNNNNNNNNNNNNNNNNNNNNNNNNNNNNNNNNNNNNNNNNNNNNNNNNNNNNNNNNNNNNNNNNNNNNNNNNNNNNNNNNNNNNNNNNNNNNNNNNNNNNNNNNNNNNNNNNNNNNNNNNNNNNNNNNNNNNNNNNNNNNNNNNNNNNNNNNNNNNNNNNNNNNNNNNNNNNNNNNNNNNNNNNNNNNNNNNNNNNNNNNNNNNNNNNNNNNNNNNNNNNNNNNNNNNNNNNNNNNNNNNNNNNNNNNNNNNNNNNNNNNNNNNNNNNNNNNNNNNNNNNNNNNNNNNNNNNNNNNNNNNNNNNNNNNNNNNNNNNNNNNNNNNNNNNNNNNNNNNNNNNNNNNNNNNNNNNNNNNNNNNNNNNNNNNNNNNNNNNNNNNNNNTAGTTCTTACCCACGAGCTATGCAGCAGATATATTCATCATCCCCCCCACCCAGTGGAGCTCCATACATTCGAGTTGCTCTCTCACATCAAGAGCAGCTCCACCACCTTGCCTCACCcgcctgtctttcctaaagagcACATAGCTGTCCACGACAGCATTCCAGTCACATGAGCTGTCCCACCACGTCTCCGTGACCGCAATGAGATCACATCCCTGTAAGCACACACAGATCTCTGGTCCTTCCTGTTTATTCCCCACGCGGGGTGCATTGCTATACGGGCACTGGGAGAGGGACAGTTCTTGCAGGCAGGCTCTCTGGAGAGGTTATCTGGGCGGCCAATGGGGGGCCTCAGTGCCTCCTGGCAAGGAGTCCCCCGTCACTAAGACAATGCTGGCGCGGAACGCGTCCGCCCCAGAGCCGAGTGCCTCCAAAaacatgctgtgttttggggcCAGCAAGGTTGCCAGGCATGCTGTCTGGtccccagcccagggcacgTCAATCTCTGTGAGGTGACACTCCTCGGTGCGATGTCACAGTGGCTGTCTCTTAGTCCCCTGTGGCAGCGGTGGGAGCGGTGGCTCAGTAGCTTgtggaagctgcaggaggaggaccCAGAGAGAGCATTGTGTCTATCTGGAGAGATCCTGCTGTGATGGAGCGGCTGAGAGCCCTTCGAGGTGAGGTCcctccacctctctggacaCCGTGACTCTGCCCGAGCACACGTGTGCCATCCGTGTCCGTTTTGGatgtgccagcagcactgtccttgctctgctgagtgcagctgcCCACCGTGGTCTCCCCAGTGCCCCGGCAAGGGGAAGgctctctcccctttccccGCCGACCGCCCACGTGCCAGCGCAGCCCACCCtgcgctgtggggctggaggagcgtTTCTCCCAGAGCTGGCCACATGCTCGGCCCTGGCTCCAAGCAACACCAGCggcaccagctctgctctttccttccaggTCTCTTTGCTTGTGTGGGCTGCATGCCCAGGCGTACGCGTCGCGGGAGCGGAGGCAGGGTGGCAAGCTCTGTCCCTGCTTGTCCCGTGACTTCGCTGCTGCAGCGCCtgcaagacaaggaggtgaGCTGGGGACGTGCAAACATCCGTCCTTGCCCCGGCCCGGTGCCACGGTCCCGTGGGTGCCAGGCCCACAGCCCAGGCTTTTGTGCCGCCCTCGCGCCTGCCTGGCCCCGGCAGCACAGCGGCATAGCCACGGGTGGCAGCGGGCGGCTCCCTGGGAACAAGGGCAAAGCGAGCGTGACTGATCCCTGTGCCCAGGGTGACCGAGCGCAGGCGTACTGCCAGCTGGAGAGCGCCCTGTGGGAAGAGGGCAGCCGCCCGCCGTGCGGGGTGGCGAACcggctgctggcagaggtgtCCCGGGACCTGACGGCGGCCCAGGTGAGGGGTCACTCCCGAAGGCGAAGGGAGCCGCCTGCCCGCGCTGGGATTCTGCCGGTGGACGGTGGTGGCTTAGCCCTTCCCAGGGCCTCAGGCAGTCTCCCGTGCCGCGTGTCACCAGGGACTCTTTTTCAGGGCGTGACAGACAACCTGAGGGTGGCTGCCAGCAATGTCCTGGTGGCTCTGGCGCGGTCGCACTTCAGCTTGGTGATGGCCGAGCTCCAGGGCCACCTGAAGGCCATGGGGGAGATGTCCAAGGAGTTTGTGCTCATCACCCTCAGCAAGCTGTTCAGCATCTACGGTAGAGCACCCTCAGCCTCCTGATGTTTAAGACAAGCGGGCAAAGGGCTCTCTCCCCTTTGCGCGTGATCTGCGttgagctgggggctgcagccttGCAGCCCGTCCTCCCTCGCTGCCGGGGCTCTGACCGTggccctctccttcccctccgcAGCTCCGCAGTGCATCGCCTTCATGTGGCTGATACTGGCCGGCCTGCGCAGCGTGGCCGGCCAGGTGAGGAGCGGCCGCACCCTGCGCGTCGCTTGTGCTGGTGAGTGCCGGCCCCTGAGCAGGGGGGCTCGGGACAGCCCTCGCACCttgtcctgctgcagcttctcagaGGCTCCCTGTTCCCTtggtattttcttgtttgtttttattttattttattttattttattttatttcttttttttcagttgtgaaaCAATGGTCAGAAGGAGTCCAGTTTCACCTGTACTCGGGAAAGCAATGCTCCTGGCCCACCACGGAGAAAGAGCGAATCTATGAGAATCTTtaccagctcctctgctccgtGGTGAGGAACTGGCAGGGCTGCGAGGAGGAACAggtgagcactgctgcagtccCATCCCGGGATGGCAGCGGGGACATCCACGCTGGCAGCTCTGTCTGTGCCCAGtaggctgagagcagagggctgANNNNNNNNNNNNNNNNNNNNNNNNNNNNNNNNNNNNNNNNNNNNNNNNNNNNNNNNNNNNNNNNNNNNNNNNNNNNNNNNNNNNNNNNNNNNNNNNNNNNNNNNNNNNNNNNNNNNNNNNNNNNNNNNNNNNNNNNNNNNNNNNNNNNNNNNNNNNNNNNNNNNNNNNNNNNNNNNNNNNNNNNNNNNNNNNNNNNNNNNNNNNNNNNNNNNNNNNNNNNNNNNNNNNNNNNNNNNNNNNNNNNNNNNNNNNNNNNNNNNNNNNNNNNNNNNNNNNNNNNNNNNNNNNNNNNNNNNNNNNNNNNNNNNNNNNNNNNNNNNNNNNNNNNNNNNNNNNNNNNNNNNNNNNNNNNNNNNNNNNNNNNNNNNNNNNNNNNNNNNNNNNNNNNNNNNNNNNNNNNNNNNNNNNNNNNNNNNNNNNNNNNNNNNNNNNNNNNNNNNNNNNNNNNNNNNNNNNNNNNNNNNNNNNNNNNNNNNNNNNNNNNNNNNNNNNNNNNNNNNNNNNNNNNNNNNNNNNNNNNNNNNNNNNNNNNNNNNNNNNNNNNNNNNNNNNNNNNNNNNNNNNNNNNNNNNNNNNNNNNNNNNNNNNNNNNNNNNNNNNNNNNNNNNNNNNNNNNNNNNNNNNNNNNNNNNNNNNNNNNNNNNNNNNNNNNNNNNNNNNNNNNNNNNNNNNNNNNNNNNNNNNNNNNNNNNNNNNNNNNNNNNNNNNNNNNNNNNNNNNNNNNNNNNNNNNNNNNNNNNNNNNNNNNNNNNNNNNNNNNNNNNNNNNNNNNNNNNNNNNNNNNNNNNNNNNNNNNNNNNNNNNNNNNNNNNNNNNNNNNNNNNNNNNNNNNNNNNNNNNNNNNNNNNNNNNNNNNNNNNNNNNNNNNNNNNNNNNNNNNNNNNNNNNNNNNNNNNNNNNNNNNNNNNNNNNNNNNNNNNNNNNNNNNNNNNNNNNNNNNNNNNNNNNNNNNNNNNNNNNNNNNNNNNNNNNNNNNNNNNNNNNNNNNNNNNNNNNNNNNNNNNNNNNNNNNNNNNNNNNNNNNNNNNNNNNNNNNNNNNNNNNNNNNNNNNNNNNNNNNNNNNNNNNNNNNNNNNNNNNNNNNNNNNNNNNNNNNNNNNNNNNNNNNNNNNNNNNNNNNNNNNNNNNNNNNNNNNNNNNNNNNNNNNNNNNNNNNNNNNNNNNNNNNNNNNNNNNNNNNNNNNNNNNNNNNNNNNNNNNNNNNNNNNNNNNNNNNNNNNNNNNNNNNNNNNNNNNNNNNNNNNNNNNNNNNNNNNNNNNNNNNNNNNNNNNNNNNNNNNNNNNNNNNNNNNNNNNNNNNNNNNNNNNNNNNNNNNNNNNNNNNNNNNNNNNNNNNNNNNNNNNNNNNNNNNNNNNNNNNNNNNNNNNNNNNNNNNNNNNNNNNNNNNNNNNNNNNNNNNNNNNNNNNNNNNNNNNNNNNNNNNNNNNNNNNNNNNNNNNNNNNNNNNNNNNNNNNNNNNNNNNNNNNNNNNNNNNNNNNNNNNNNNNNNNNNNNNNNNNNNNNNNNNNNNNNNNNNNNNNNNNNNNNNNNNNNNNNNNNNNNNNNNNNNNNNNNNNNNNNNNNNNNNNNNNNNNNNNNNNNNNNNNNNNNNNNNNNNNNNNNNNNNNNNNNNNNNNNNNNNNNNNNNNNNNNNNNNNNNNNNNNNNNNNNNNNNNNNNNNNNNNNNNNNNNNNNNNNNNNNNNNNNNNNNNNNNNNNNNNNNNNNNNNNNNNNNNNNNNNNNNNNNNNNNNNNNNNNNNNNNNNNNNNNNNNNNNNNNNNNNNNNNNNNNNNNNNNNNNNNNNNNNNNNNNNNNNNNNNNNNNNNNNNNNNNNNNNNNNNNNNNNNNNNNNNNNNNNNNNNNNNNNNNNNNNNNNNNNNNNNNNNNNNNNNNNNNNNNNNNNNNNNNNNNNNNNNNNNNNNNNNNNNNNNNNNNNNNNNNNNNNNNNNNNNNNNNNNNNNNNNNNNNNNNNNNNNNNNNNNNNNNNNNNNNNNNNNNNNNNNNNNNNNNNNNNNNNNNNNNNNNNNNNNNNNNNNNNNNNNNNNNNNNNNNNNNNNNNNNNNNNNNNNNNNNNNNNNNNNNNNNNNNNNNNNNNNNNNNNNNNNNNNNNNNNNNNNNNNNNNNNNNNNNNNNNNNNNNNNNNNNNNNNNNNNNNNNNNNNNNNNNNNNNNNNNNNNNNNNNNNNNNNNNNNNNNNNNNNNNNNNNNNNNNNNNNNNNNNNNNNNNNNNNNNNNNNNNNNNNNNNNNNNNNNNNNNNNNNNNNNNNNNNNNNNNNNNNNNNNNNNNNNNNNNNNNNNNNNNNNNNNNNNNNNNNNNNNNNNNNNNNNNNNNNNNNNNNNNNNNNNNNNNNNNNNNNNNNNNNNNNNNNNNNNNNNNNNNNNNNNNNNNNNNNNNNNNNNNNNNNNNNNNNNNNNNNNNNNNNNNNNNNNNNNNNNNNNNNNNNNNNNNNNNNNNNNNNNNNNNNNNNNNNNNNNNNNNNNNNNNNNNNNNNNNNNNNNNNNNNNNNNNNNNNNNNNNNNNNNNNNNNNNNNNNNNNNNNNNNNNNNNNNNNNNNNNNNNNNNNNNNNNNNNNNNNNNNNNNNNNNNNNNNNNNNNNNNNNNNNNNNNNNNNNNNNNNNNNNNNNNNNNNNNNNNNNNNNNNNNNNNNNNNNNNNNNNNNNNNNNNNNNNNNNNNNNNNNNNNNNNNNNNNNNNNNNNNNNNNNNNNNNNNNNNNNNNNNNNNNNNNNNNNNNNNNNNNNNNNNNNNNNNNNNNNNNNNNNNNNNNNNNNNNNNNNNNNNNNNNNNNNNNNNNNNNNNNNNNNNNNNNNNNNNNNNN
This genomic interval carries:
- the LOC110394303 gene encoding maestro heat-like repeat-containing protein family member 2A; the encoded protein is MERLRALRGLFACVGCMPRRTRRGSGGRVASSVPACPVTSLLQRLQDKEGDRAQAYCQLESALWEEGSRPPCGVANRLLAEVSRDLTAAQGVTDNLRVAASNVLVALARSHFSLVMAELQGHLKAMGEMSKEFVLITLSKLFSIYAPQCIAFMWLILAGLRSVAGQVRSGRTLRVACAVVKQWSEGVQFHLYSGKQCSWPTTEKERIYENLYQLLCSVVRNWQGCEEEQVSTAAVPSRDGSGDIHAGSSVCAQ